In the Magnolia sinica isolate HGM2019 chromosome 15, MsV1, whole genome shotgun sequence genome, one interval contains:
- the LOC131227308 gene encoding homeobox-leucine zipper protein HOX9-like, giving the protein MGSDDQLPPGFEGPQVAALQIPPITRQCPPRIAEILKDCPSWFRDCRSLEVFNMFPAGNRGTIELIYMQMYAPTTLAPPRNFWTLRYTTSLEDGSLVVCHATKSSL; this is encoded by the exons ATGGGTTCTGATGACCAGTTGCCGCCTGGGTTTGAGGGACCTCAAGTCGCTGCCCTCCAAATCCCTCCGATCACGCGGCAATGTCCTCCCAGA ATCGCAGAGATCCTCAAAGATTGTCCATCTTGGTTCCGGGATTGCCGAAGCCTCGAAGTCTTCAACATGTTTCCCGCTGGAAACAGAGGGACAATTGAATTGATATACATGCAG ATGTATGCTCCAACAACCTTAGCTCCTCCACGTAACTTCTGGACTTTGAGATACACCACAAGTTTAGAAGATGGCAGTCTAGTGGTATGTCATGCCACCAAGTCCTCTTTATAG